One segment of Cololabis saira isolate AMF1-May2022 chromosome 9, fColSai1.1, whole genome shotgun sequence DNA contains the following:
- the slc6a4b gene encoding solute carrier family 6 member 4b produces MTHPSPPNPGYSPNSAAPGPVLTQTDSRDKWSKKMDFLLSVIGFAVDLGNVWRFPYICYQNGGGAFLIPYILMAIFGGVPLFYMELALGQFHRTGAISIWKHICPIFKGIGYAICIIALYVSFYYNTIIAWALFYFYSSFSSILPWTNCDNVWNTPDCTNYFGMNNVTWTNSSRSPAEEFYTRNVLEIHKSSGLRDVGGVRWQLMLCLFLIFTIVYFSLWKGVKTSGKVVWVTATLPYIVLFILLIRGATLPGAWRGVVFYLKPQWGKLLETSVWVDAAAQIFFSLGPGFGVLLALSSYNPFTNNCYRDAIVTSLVNCLTSFVSGFVIFTVLGYMAEMRQVEVEDVARDKGPSLLFITYPEAIANMMGSTFFAIIFFVMMITLGLDSTFGGLEAIITAVMDEYPDHLYHRRELFVLCLVVICFLGSLSTLTNGGAYVVKLLEEFGVGCSIIAVGFLEAIAVSWFYGINRFSNDVQAMLGKAPGLFWRVCWVAISPAFLAYIIVSSFLKAPPLTLFDYKYPDWSITVGYFIGFSSFMCIPIYMVYKLVWTPGSLKQRLAVCLRPERTLPDIHTDSLNMVIVP; encoded by the exons ATGACGCACCCCAGCCCCCCGAACCCCGGCTACAGCCCCAACAGCGCTGCCCCGGGGCCGGTCCTCACGCAGACTGACTCCAGGGACAAGTGGAGCAAAAAGATGGATTTTCTCTTGTCTGTCATTGGTTTTGCAGTGGACCTGGGTAATGTTTGGAGATTTCCCTACATATGTTATCAAAACGGTGGAG GTGCTTTCCTGATTCCCTACATTTTGATGGCCATCTTTGGTGGTGTTCCACTCTTTTACATGGAGCTAGCACTGGGACAATTCCACAGAACTGGAGCCATATCGATATGGAAACACATCTGTCCCATTTTCAAAG GTATAGGATATGCTATATGCATCATCGCTCTGTATGTGTCTTTCTACTACAACACCATCATCGCCTGGGCCCTCTTCTACTTCTACTCCTCATTCTCCAGCATCTTGCcttggacaaactgtgacaacGTGTGGAACACCCCCGACTGCACCAACTATTTTGGGATGAACAACGTGACTTGGACGAATTCCTCAAGGTCTCCGGCAGAGGAATTTTACAC GAGAAACGTTCTTGAGATCCACAAGTCATCAGGGTTGAGAGATGTCGGGGGTGTTCGCTGGCAGCTGATGCTTTGCCTATTTCTCATTTTCACTATCGTATACTTCAGCCTCTGGAAGGGTGTGAAGACTTCAGGAAAG GTTGTATGGGTGACTGCCACCCTGCCTTATATTGTACTCTTCATCTTGTTAATTCGAGGGGCCACTTTGCCAGGAGCTTGGAGAGGTGTGGTCTTTTACCTAAAACCTCAGTGGGGAAAGCTGTTGGAAACCAGT GTTTGGGTGGACGCGGCTGCTCAGATATTCTTCTCTCTGGGCCCCGGGTTTGGAGTCCTCCTGGCTCTGTCCAGCTACaaccctttcacaaataactgcTATCG TGACGCCATCGTGACCAGTTTGGTTAATTGTCTGACCAGCTTTGTGTCTGGCTTTGTAATATTCACGGTGCTGGGCTACATGGCCGAGATGAGGCAGGTGGAGGTCGAGGACGTTGCCAGAGATAAAG GACCCAGTTTACTTTTCATCACGTACCCAGAGGCAATTGCGAACATGATGGGCTCAACCTTTTTTGCGATTATCTTTTTTGTCATGATGATCACCCTGGGACTGGACAGCACG TTTGGAGGGCTGGAGGCCATCATCACCGCCGTGATGGATGAATACCCTGATCATCTCTATCACAGACGTGAACTTTTCGTTCTGTGCTTGgtagttatttgttttttaggcTCTCTGAGCACACTCACAAAT GGAGGCGCTtatgtggtgaagctgctggaggAATTTGGAGTTGGATGCTCCATTATTGCAGTAGGTTTCCTGGAGGCCATCGCAGTTTCCTGGTTTTATG GTATCAATAGATTTAGCAATGATGTTCAGGCAATGCTGGGCAAAGCTCCGGGATTATTCTGGAGGGTGTGCTGGGTCGCCATCAGTCCAGCATTTCTGGcg TATATTATAGTGAGCTCCTTCCTGAAAGCGCCGCCTCTCACGCTCTTTGACTATAAGTACCCAGACTGGAGCATCACAGTGGGGTACTTTATCGGCTTTTCATCCTTCATGTGTATCCCCATCTATATGGTCTACAAGCTTGTGTGGACCCCTGGTTCTCTGAAACAG AGGTTGGCGGTATGCCTAAGACCAGAGAGGACCCTTCCTGACATCCACACCGACAGTCTCAACATGGTTATTGTACCTTAA